CAGAATATTGGTTTTCGATTTCTTTTTACCTGTTTCCCCTTTATTGGTATTTATACGTTGTACCTCCTCTAATCGAAGTTCTGgattttcaataataccATTCTGATTACcataattaatatcatttcCAATCGTCGTATTCCTCTCTAATAGAGCCGGGAAATCAATGTACCTGTTTGTAAATGGTGATGATGGGGCTGAATTAGGTTGTGGTGCAGGCGACCTAAGGCTCAATGACTTCGGCCACGATCTATTTCTATTATCTATATCCATATCTACAGCCATAATCTCTGGCGATTCCGCATGTCTGTAgttataattatttttttgtcCGACATCTCCATTTTGTATAAGGTCTCTACCCACCAGAACGGTGTCTTTCTCCAGACCCAATTGCCGatttaaattatcattaccCGTATATAACGATGAACTAAGTTCTTGGATATCGTTacttaatttattgatatgcttgttgaatatttccaatactttatcatcatttctAGGGGTGCTATCTTTAGTAGGCATAGATATTTTCCTACTTAAGACATTCACCTGTTTTGATAAGCCATTTAGTGTTTCATTAATTGCATTGAATTGCAAATTTACCTTCTGATTAAtggattcaatttttttattgttACTTATCTGATAATTAGTAAAGTggttattcaattgatttatttgcgAGAAAATAGCATTTACGGTATTGGAACTTTCAAGTGGacttaattgattataaaCTCGATGGTCATTATTGTATGAGCCATCCATTGGTATTATACATTCTATGCTTTATCCTTATATTTACTTCGTTAGCATCACCTccaaaaacaaaaaaaaagtatCTCTGCGACTTCCCCAGATAAATTTTACGACCACGAAGaatgaaatgaatgaaaGAAATGTAAGATTactattatataaatacataaaTACATAGCCAAGTTAGTttaatccaaataattctgttCCAAACGCAAAGCCCCAAACTGCTGTCGTAGAAACACCTGCGTAAATAATTAATCTACCAACAATCTCTACGTCATatcttgatttgaaaaCACCGCTTATCGGCTGGACGGTCTTTGACGAGTTTTCGTGTcccaatttcttttcataGTCTAACATTTCATAATAATCAATGTCATTTTCAGGACCAACTTCGTCTATTTGATTGTGGTCAGTGACACCTTTAATGAAAGTATTAATGTCACCAATCGATTGTGACCCCTCCATATTCGATAAAGACTGAGATCTAATCTGTCTAGTAGTTTTTTTCGAAAAGGCTGTGGGttgataattctttctaGGTAAATAAACCCCAATGAACTTATAGATTGGTGGTAAAACTGTAAAGATGACAGGTTTTGAGATTGTCTTCCAAATGACGACAAATGTCACACCCATAACGACTCTGATGATCGATTTGACTAAACCAAATTCATCGAAATCATATCTGACAATGATTGGTTCTTCAAATGGGTTCTTATATGTCAAATAATTAGTAATATTCAATAGCCAATGCGATATGTCAATACCTATCAACACACCGATGAAGGCAACAGAATCGTCAAAACATGGACAGTCATCCACAGGCTCAACATGAAAGTGTATCAAAAGTACGTATCCTGCTATAATGGATAATGGAGTAAATATCAACCCCATAGCAGATTCATTATGAGTAGCTAATAACCATTGGTCCCATTGCTTGCCAAAGAAAAATCTAAACAAAAACAAAAGGAATCCGATAACTGATCCAGTAAATACATCGAAGAATCCATGCATACCACAATAAAGTCTACCGAATATAAGCGAAAAGTAATAGATAATCAAAAAGCAAAAAATACTAACTTTTGTCAAGGGTTCGAGTGTGTCTTGAAACTCAAAAAGCTTTGCAAGTAACACCAATGTAACTGCTGTTGCATTGGCACTATGACTCGATGGAAACCCGTATTCCTGGGTCGTATATGATGACATGGTAATTCTATGAAGTGGTGGGGACCTCGGTCTAGGCAAACATAGGAAGTCCTTCAAATTACCAGTAATGAAAATACCGAGTCCCAAAACTGCTAATAAGTCTCTTGACAATGTGCTAGCACCAAACCAAATTGGCAATGGTAACATGAGTACGTAAAATGTATGTGATGCTAAATTGGCTGTCCATGCAAAGTAGAAGTCTAAAATGGGATGTCTAACTTTCTTTTGCATATTGGCCAATATTTCAGTTTCCTTTCTTATAATTGGCAAACATAATGCCCTTAATTTGTAACGTAATGGTGATAATTTTGACTTGTAATGATCGTTTGACTTATTACCAGCATCgttcaaatgatttgaGTGCAGCGTActtaattcattttcagtTGAATTTGGACTAGTGGATGTGGAGGTTGATGTCGTGCTTCTTTTGGTTGGTCCTAAATTGTCGGGTA
The nucleotide sequence above comes from Debaryomyces hansenii CBS767 chromosome A complete sequence. Encoded proteins:
- a CDS encoding DEHA2D15136p (similar to CA2935|IPF11521 Candida albicans IPF11521 unknown function) gives rise to the protein MDGSYNNDHRVYNQLSPLESSNTVNAIFSQINQLNNHFTNYQISNNKKIESINQKVNLQFNAINETLNGLSKQVNVLSRKISMPTKDSTPRNDDKVLEIFNKHINKLSNDIQELSSSLYTGNDNLNRQLGSEKDTVSVGRDLIQNGDVGQKNNYNYRHAESPEIMAVDMDIDNRNRSWPKSLSLRSPAPQPNSAPSSPFTNRYIDFPALLERNTTIGNDINYGNQNGIIENPELRLEEVQRINTNKGETGKKKSKTNISETEASGSQPYIYSLMNSRQQISLQGTKAFQSSAKRPSPKNNSENLTQYLQGQILKSPEYQDLDNHNQIHRTSIMSNQSRTSEIGPDTDVTPKSFGQVPNIATEKRENLELNTVKEAPNTTMEKPHKQSKSNIPGVTLLKGKKLSTTPQYKLEKSLRNVFEIWKEYEYGINGKPPLRQLEAQYNTKWRNETESRTFLRRKKIYDAIEKGKKVGYHERQIIEELELLRTYDSFGVVKKKPLSWLYSNIPRKFC
- a CDS encoding DEHA2D15158p (weakly similar to uniprot|P47013 Saccharomyces cerevisiae YJL134W LCB3 Long-chain base-1-phosphate phosphatase regulates ceramide and long-chain base phosphates levels involved in incorporation of exogenous long chain bases in sphingolipids) — translated: MSSIPDNLGPTKRSTTSTSTSTSPNSTENELSTSHSNHLNDAGNKSNDHYKSKLSPLRYKLRALCLPIIRKETEILANMQKKVRHPILDFYFAWTANLASHTFYVLMLPLPIWFGASTLSRDLLAVLGLGIFITGNLKDFLCLPRPRSPPLHRITMSSYTTQEYGFPSSHSANATAVTLVLLAKLFEFQDTLEPLTKVSIFCFLIIYYFSLIFGRLYCGMHGFFDVFTGSVIGFLLFLFRFFFGKQWDQWLLATHNESAMGLIFTPLSIIAGYVLLIHFHVEPVDDCPCFDDSVAFIGVLIGIDISHWLLNITNYLTYKNPFEEPIIVRYDFDEFGLVKSIIRVVMGVTFVVIWKTISKPVIFTVLPPIYKFIGVYLPRKNYQPTAFSKKTTRQIRSQSLSNMEGSQSIGDINTFIKGVTDHNQIDEVGPENDIDYYEMLDYEKKLGHENSSKTVQPISGVFKSRYDVEIVGRLIIYAGVSTTAVWGFAFGTELFGLN